TTGCCCGTTCCAGCGTGACGTTAGAAGAAAAACAGCCATCGGGTAATCGATGCGCGGAAGGCTGCACCGCATAACCGCGGTACATCCGAATAGTTTGATTGTGCATTGTCTTTATCTTTATGATGTGACACAGCCGGCCAGTGGCCACGAATGGGCAACACCCAGGGTGGACGAGCGCATTCAGAGGGGAGCGCGAAGCGCTGGACCGACGGCCGCGCGGTCGAAAAGACGGCACGGCGCGGAAGACTGGCGGGCAATACTACTGCCCCGCGGACGCGAGGCAGCCTGTCGTCCGGACATATCCGGACGTATTGAGCTTACACGTATGAAGCTTACAGCGGCTTGATGTTCGCGGCCTGCAGACCCTTCGGGCCACGCTTGACCTGATAGCTGACGCGCTGGTTCTCCACCAGCGTCTTAAATCCCTCTCCGGTAATTTCGGAGAAATGCGCGAACAGGTCTTCACCACCCGCGTCCGGCGTGATGAAACCAAAACCCTTGCTGTCGTTGAACCACTTAACGATACCGGTATCCATGGACGAATCCCTCAAAAGAAAAAATAAATGTTTCCCGCTTAGTGCGGCAGTACGGAAGCGATCAAGAGGGAGAGGACAACGAGCGTACCGCGTGGGTCGCGGACAGATGATGAACAGCAATCGGACATCTTGAAAACTTCAGTCAGCAAAGATACGCGAGATGATGCATACAGTCAAACGTTTTCGCGCGTGGTCATGCTTAAAGCAATAAAAATTCTGATAGTGTTCGCCTGGCGCGTCGACGGACGCCAGCAAACGGACGCCTCTATTGCTGAACAAGATGGTTTCTTTTTGCGTAATCTATATGACTCAACCGACAGGCTACAAAAAAATTAAGCATTGATCGTGCCCACCCTGCTCGTGCACGGTGCAGCGCCGTGTCTCGCGTCTGACGCAATATGCGCCCAGCGGTCAACGAACTGACGCGTTCCGCCTTGCCAGTGCTTATGCCGTTGCGCCTACACTGCGCTACCGTGCGAGCCCCGCGCTGTCCGCCACCGCAGCCTGACGGCCTCAGTCGCAAATCTTTCGTCACGAGAGCGGCTCGAACGCGGTGGCCCTTCCGATGCCGCGCCACTACGAAACCTCGTATGTACCGGTTCACGACACTTCTGGAATACTCATAAGTTGTGTTTCCGGCGCCACGCACGCCGACTCCGATGGCGCCAGCCGGGCAGACGCGGTTGACGACACCAAGCCTGGTACGGCGCTACAAGGATAGATGCGCCGCCGGGCGCACCGCCATGACGGACCGCAGACCGGTACCTGCAAACTTCGCCATGTTGGTTCACTATACGGTCGCAGCGCGTTGCTCGCTACCCGAAGTTTGACGACGCTCAGGCCCGCCCGCCGAACGCTGCTCCCCGCGTCGGCGCGTGCCGCCAAGCGTGTGTGATTCGCTTGCTGCACCCGTATAAATCGAAAAAAGATCGTTAGATGTTGCAGTCCCATCATCACGACCGACGCTGGAGCCACCGTTCCATGGAGCAAGAATGCGAAACGCTGCCGTACTGGCTTACCCGGCCAGCATCCGGCGAACAGCCAAACCCGTCTGACGGCGCAGTGGCTGCGACGGCTCATGTAGCGCTGCCACCCGGCGGCTTCCTTACGCTGTTTACAGAGCAAGACATCGGCGCCCCGAAGGCTGATCCCCGCCAGCCTCTTACGACCAGCCCCCTGCTGCGCTATACCAGTGTGCAAGATCGTGTGGAATTCATGCGGGGCAAGCTTGCGCAATTGGGGTTCGACTCATTCAGCTATATCGTGCCGCGCAAAAGCAGCGATCACAAGTCAATGTTCGTGCTGACGGACTACGAGTCGCGCAGTTGGTTGTCACGCTACTTCCGCGAGCGCTATTTCGATTTTGACCCGAGGATCCATTGCGCATCGTCCACTGGCCTGCCGTCGCCGTGGAGCGCCGCGCAACTGCGCGTGAATTTGCCTCGCGCACCATCGCGCAGCCAACGCATCAGACAACTGATCGAGCTACTGGAGGAAGACAAGCGGCGTAGCGGACTGGTGATCCGCTTCCCGCTGCCGCGCGTCGATACGACGGCCTGCCTGTGTTTCAATTCATCGATGGATGACATCCGCTGGCTCAGCGATACGCTCGTTGCCCAGACATTGATGTTTGCGCATGCCATTCATGAGTTCATTTGGACGCACGCGCAAGGCGCGATTGGCCTGGCGCCGGCACCACAACGTGAAGGGATCGCGCTGTCCGAGTTGCAGCAATCGATCCTGCAAGCCGTCGTGCAAGGTCGTCGCGACAAGGAAATTGCCTATTTCCTTGGCCTGTCGCCACACAACGTCGACTATCACATGCGACGATTGCGTACATTGTTCAACGTGCGCAACCGGGTGCAGTTGATCAACGTCGCGCGCGCATACCTGTGACCGGCACGGATCATCGTGACTCGCATGACGAACGCCAAGTCATCGTTGCCGTAACGGCTCACGGACGAGCACTGAAGCAGCAATCCCACTCTGTGCCAGGCAACATTGCTTGTGCGCTCGCTTGTCCGCTTGGCGGTGCTAGCGATCAAGCAACAATTGGAATGGCTGGCGCGTGCGCTGAACCGCAACGCGTAGGCACCAGTCAGACATGACGCGCACGACACGCTACTAACGGCTTCGTGGCCGGGCCAGTGCATAGCGCAAAGCGTCTCCGAGCAGGTTGCGCCATACGGCCCATGTATGGCCGCCGTCGACGATGCGCAGCGCTGCTGGATTGCCGCACGCACGTAAGTTCGCGTACAGTTTGCACACCTCGGCCTGGATCGCAAGATCGTCGTCGCCGGACGCGACGAACATGGACACACGCAACGGTTGCCGCAGGTAAGCACGCCACTGCGCTGGATAGTTCAACGCGCGCCAGACCTGCGGGTCGAATTGCGCCGCGCCGAATACCCCGACCCAGCGCGCCGCCGAACTCGGCGGCGGTTCGTTCGCGTAGATGGCGGGACTGAGCAGGATCGCCGAGCCGAACAAGTCCGGCCGGGTCATTGCATAGCGCAGCGCGCCGAATCCCCCCATCGATACACCGCCGATTACCCGCTCGTCACGCTGCTGGGAAACCCTGAAACGCGCGTCAATTTCCGGCATCAGCTCGGAGAAGAACGCGGTTTCGATCGCCTCCTTCCGGTCCACGTACCATTGCGTACCACCCTGCGGCATCACAATGACGATCGGTGCGATATCTTTGCGCTCGATCAGCGCGTCGACGGTAGCCTGCACGCGCCCTTGTGAGATCCAGTCGTTCGCATTGTCATTGTTTCCGTGCAGCAGATAGACAACCGGTAATCGTGGGCCGTCGTGATCATAGCCGGTCGGCAGGTAGATTGTGTACGACCAGTCCCGGTTCAGGGTTTCCGAATGAAACGAGCGAATCAGCACGGTGCTGGCGATCGCAGGCGCCCCAGCCATCAAACCGAGCACCGCTGTCAGCCACTCCAGCAAGATGCGCATCGAGCCTGCCCTCCTCCCTATGATACGCGCGCGCTCAAGCAGCGCCGGCCGTGCGGCGTGCAGCGGCTGCACCGAACCACCGCGTGAGCGGATCCGCACAGCCAGCCACGAGCAGCAACGAGGCGATCGCCACCGCGTCGGCGACGAACCCGAGCGGCACATCGAGCAACCCGTCGGTCCACCAATAGAGTACCGAATCGACACCGAGCGAAATCACCGTACCCGCCACGAAGCATAACAAGCCCTTGCGGCCAACGGCGCCGATCCACGGCACCGATCCGGCCAGCCGACGCATCCAGCCATATTGCACCATGTTCGCCACCAGCCAGGCGAGCGCGATAAAATTGACCACGCGAGGCCACTGCAAGTCGCGCTTCATGACACTGTCCGACGCCCCATTGATGGACAATTTACAGTACGCGCAGATGAGCACCGTGAGCAGCGCGACGACGCTAATGATCCAGCCTGCGCGCGAACGACGCAGGCCAGCGTAGATCGGCTGGCAGCGCGCCAGCGCGCCGAGCGTGAACATCGCTTGCCAGGCGAACGGATTGAAATCCCACCGGTTCCCCGGTGCAGCCGGCAGCAGCCAGTATGCGTCACCGGCCAGGCACCACAGCGCGAACGAGCACACCGCCAGCAACCAGGGCCAGCCGCGTGCAAGCGGGATAATCACCGGTACCGCCAGCGCAAAGAACGCATACATCGGCAACACAGACGCCAGATAGGGCTGCCGCCGGAACAATAAGATGTCGCGCAGCACCACTGCAGGCGAGTCAATCAACCCGTCCAGGTCAGCCGACGCCATATTGGGCGCGTCGATGCTGAACGCGCGCAGAATCGCGCTGACGAGCAACATCAAACCAGCGGTAACGAGAAAAGCACGGTAGATTTCCCACGCACGGCGGATGAAACGTCGACGCGCGGCGGCCTCATCACGACGCGCGGCGAGCGTGGTCCACGCGATGGCGGTAGCGTAGCCGCCCAGGAACACGAATACCTCGGCAGCATCGCACAGCGCATAGGTGTGCAACGTCACACGTGACAACATGCTGCCGCCGATGTGATCGACGACGATGATCAGTAATACGAGGCCACGAAAAAAGTCGAGCTCGGCCAAACGAGCAGTCGATGGCTGCATCAGTACAAAGAGGGGATGGATAAACAGGCAAGGCGGGCCGGGAACCCACCGCGCACCGCCCGTCACCCAAGACGAAGCGCTGCGCAATGGGTACAAACCGTATTATGCCATTGAGTTTCGCGTCTTCACACGCCATGCCTTCACACGTCACGCGCGAGCAGCGGGCGTCGTGTCAGCGTCCGTGACGTCGGCCTCGCGCGTTTCGGGCATCGCCAGCCACACTATCAGCACGGCCAGCGCGCCGGCCGCCGCCAAGCCGATGAAGCTTACGCCGTTGCCAAAATGGTCCGCGACCAGTCCGGCGAGCGCGGTGCTCAGCGTCGCGCCGATGCCGGCGGCCAGGCCGAATACGCCAATGCACAGGTTATAGCGCCCCTTGTCGCCGGCCACATCGGCTGCGATCAACGGCAGCATCACGCCGAATACCGCGGCGCTCAGCCCGTCGAAGATTTGCACCGGCACCAGCAGGCTCGGTGTGGTAACGCCAGCAAACAGCAGCGCCCGCACCGGTAACGCGGCAAAGCCCAGTAACAGAATCGGCCGGCGTCCCCATCGCTGCGCCGAGCGCCCGACCCACGGCGAGAGCCATGCCACGATGAACTGCGGCACGATGATGCAAGCGGCAATCACCAGTTGCACGTTGTCGCCCATATGCGCGGTGACTTCGCCGGCCGCCAGATTCAACATGGCCGCATTGGATAAGTGAAACAACACGATGCATGCGGCAAACGTCAACATGCGCCGATCCCGCAACAGCTCGCCAATGCTCTCGCGCGGCGGCGCCGGCACAGGCCGCTGTGGCAGTTCACGCGCGGCGCGCGCCGGACCCAGATGAAGGGGATCGATCATGTATAACGCAATAATGGCTGGCAGCGTCAATGCAGCCGTCAACCAGAACACCGAGCGCACTGATACATATTCGCCGCACAATCCCATTAACCCGGCGGCCACCGCGCTGCCGATCGAGGCAAACCGCGCATTTCGGCCCAGCCGGTCGCCCAACGCGTGGCGGCCGACCAGCGCAAGCGACAACGCCGCGAGGGCCGGCGTCAACATGCAACTGGCAAAGCCGTGGAACACCTCCGCAGCGAGCACGGGGATCGTGGTCGGGCTGCCAGCCAGCAGCAGTGCACAGATCGCAATCGCAACGATCGCAGCCATCGCCGCGGCACGCTTGTTCTGCGTCGCGTCGATCAACGCACCGGCCGGCACTTGGCTGACCATTGCCGTGATCGTACCGACCGACAGCGCGATGCCGATTTCTCCTTGGGTCCATTTGTGCGTGGCCAGGTACGAGGCGATGAACGGGCCGAACCCCGTCTGGACGTTTGCAAGGAAGAAGTTCAGGCCATCCAGCGCACGCAGGCTCCGTGCATTCGGCATGACAGTCTTGCTCATCGGGATGCCCGCCCTGCCGGGGCCGTCGGCTGTCGTGCTACGGCCGGCGTGCCGCGCGCGGCGATAGGCGCAGGCGATACCGCACGGATCGGCTGGTCGGCCATATAGGACGGCGAAGCATCAAGCTGCTGATCCGATAGGTCCAACAGCAGTTGAATGGCCTTGTCCCGAGCCACGAAGCGCAGCGCTGTCCAATCGGCGGCGATCCGCCGCCGGTCTGCGCTAATCAGGTTACCCAGCTCGAGCACCGCAGCCTGCGGCCGCAGCCCCGCATCGATCAGCACGTCAACGACGCGCCCCACCTTCGAACCGTTGGTGCGCTGCACGGTGGTATCCATTAGCGGCACAGCGCCCGATGTCAGGCTGCCGGCTTGCGACGGCTTGGCCGGATCGATCGGCGGCGTGCGCGATGGCACCCATTCCAACGCCCCGGCCACACGCGGCCCCACTGGCTTGACCCGCAGCGCGCCAACCGGGAAATCGACCTTGCGATCCCCGACTCCCATGAACCCTGTCAGGTTGACGACGATCTCGCGCAGCATCCCGTTGGCATCGACCACCAAGTCCACGGCATGGCCGATGGCCTTGCCATCCGGCCGTTGCACCTCGGTATCGAGCAGGCCCTTGACCTGGCCCGGATACAGCAGCCGCGATGCAATCAGCGGCGCCGGCATTGGCTGCACCGGCGGCGGCGAAAACACGGTCGCCGTAGCGCGTTGCGGTGATCGGTGCGGCTTTTTCGGTGCCGCACGGTCACTATCCGTCTTTGCCTCACGCAGCTCGAGCTCAGGTTGCACCGGCGGCGCAGCCGGTTCCGGCGGCACCGCTTCAGGCAGGGGCACTGCCTGCGCCATGCCTTCGACGATCGGTGCCGGGCTCTGCTGATCGAACGTGCTACAAGCGACGAGCGCCAGCAGCATGCTCAACAAGCATAGACAACGTAGAACCAGAACGGGATGATTCGGACGGCAAGCGCGTCGGGAAAAACCGCTCATCAGGGACAGGGCTGATTGGCTCAACTCTTGCATCGCGCGTTCATCCCAGATGAGTCTGCCTCGATACATGAGTAGGACCGTCCATGGCTGCCAAACCGCGCATGATGCCACAATCCTGAACGGACCGCGCGCCGTGACACCGCTCGCGGAGCGCGCTCAATTGTGCGCGCAGCTGCTGCAGTTCGTCGATTCGCATGCTGACGTGCC
This region of Mycetohabitans endofungorum genomic DNA includes:
- a CDS encoding cold-shock protein, producing the protein MDTGIVKWFNDSKGFGFITPDAGGEDLFAHFSEITGEGFKTLVENQRVSYQVKRGPKGLQAANIKPL
- a CDS encoding helix-turn-helix transcriptional regulator, translating into MEQECETLPYWLTRPASGEQPNPSDGAVAATAHVALPPGGFLTLFTEQDIGAPKADPRQPLTTSPLLRYTSVQDRVEFMRGKLAQLGFDSFSYIVPRKSSDHKSMFVLTDYESRSWLSRYFRERYFDFDPRIHCASSTGLPSPWSAAQLRVNLPRAPSRSQRIRQLIELLEEDKRRSGLVIRFPLPRVDTTACLCFNSSMDDIRWLSDTLVAQTLMFAHAIHEFIWTHAQGAIGLAPAPQREGIALSELQQSILQAVVQGRRDKEIAYFLGLSPHNVDYHMRRLRTLFNVRNRVQLINVARAYL
- a CDS encoding alpha/beta hydrolase is translated as MRILLEWLTAVLGLMAGAPAIASTVLIRSFHSETLNRDWSYTIYLPTGYDHDGPRLPVVYLLHGNNDNANDWISQGRVQATVDALIERKDIAPIVIVMPQGGTQWYVDRKEAIETAFFSELMPEIDARFRVSQQRDERVIGGVSMGGFGALRYAMTRPDLFGSAILLSPAIYANEPPPSSAARWVGVFGAAQFDPQVWRALNYPAQWRAYLRQPLRVSMFVASGDDDLAIQAEVCKLYANLRACGNPAALRIVDGGHTWAVWRNLLGDALRYALARPRSR
- a CDS encoding OpgC domain-containing protein, translated to MQPSTARLAELDFFRGLVLLIIVVDHIGGSMLSRVTLHTYALCDAAEVFVFLGGYATAIAWTTLAARRDEAAARRRFIRRAWEIYRAFLVTAGLMLLVSAILRAFSIDAPNMASADLDGLIDSPAVVLRDILLFRRQPYLASVLPMYAFFALAVPVIIPLARGWPWLLAVCSFALWCLAGDAYWLLPAAPGNRWDFNPFAWQAMFTLGALARCQPIYAGLRRSRAGWIISVVALLTVLICAYCKLSINGASDSVMKRDLQWPRVVNFIALAWLVANMVQYGWMRRLAGSVPWIGAVGRKGLLCFVAGTVISLGVDSVLYWWTDGLLDVPLGFVADAVAIASLLLVAGCADPLTRWFGAAAARRTAGAA
- a CDS encoding MFS transporter, with amino-acid sequence MSKTVMPNARSLRALDGLNFFLANVQTGFGPFIASYLATHKWTQGEIGIALSVGTITAMVSQVPAGALIDATQNKRAAAMAAIVAIAICALLLAGSPTTIPVLAAEVFHGFASCMLTPALAALSLALVGRHALGDRLGRNARFASIGSAVAAGLMGLCGEYVSVRSVFWLTAALTLPAIIALYMIDPLHLGPARAARELPQRPVPAPPRESIGELLRDRRMLTFAACIVLFHLSNAAMLNLAAGEVTAHMGDNVQLVIAACIIVPQFIVAWLSPWVGRSAQRWGRRPILLLGFAALPVRALLFAGVTTPSLLVPVQIFDGLSAAVFGVMLPLIAADVAGDKGRYNLCIGVFGLAAGIGATLSTALAGLVADHFGNGVSFIGLAAAGALAVLIVWLAMPETREADVTDADTTPAARA
- a CDS encoding PRC-barrel domain-containing protein — encoded protein: MLSMLLALVACSTFDQQSPAPIVEGMAQAVPLPEAVPPEPAAPPVQPELELREAKTDSDRAAPKKPHRSPQRATATVFSPPPVQPMPAPLIASRLLYPGQVKGLLDTEVQRPDGKAIGHAVDLVVDANGMLREIVVNLTGFMGVGDRKVDFPVGALRVKPVGPRVAGALEWVPSRTPPIDPAKPSQAGSLTSGAVPLMDTTVQRTNGSKVGRVVDVLIDAGLRPQAAVLELGNLISADRRRIAADWTALRFVARDKAIQLLLDLSDQQLDASPSYMADQPIRAVSPAPIAARGTPAVARQPTAPAGRASR